A genomic region of Haliaeetus albicilla chromosome 8, bHalAlb1.1, whole genome shotgun sequence contains the following coding sequences:
- the MISP gene encoding mitotic interactor and substrate of PLK1 isoform X2: MDRVTRHLVFQLPQTSHKHDHNDAHQAGLFAEQRANSDDDVFDSIQHSSQRVENSYGWKTRSKSSLYFLEGGKDVWTPSPDRESKLEVVMSGSLYDVRAYKGERKPSKLYDEDEQEQYRVPPPSVSPEKARELEDERREVIRGQVVRKSSTVAERWSSMDELSSINTGMGSQGEGRHRGNFTTSFAICFDKPSSSRAATPVDPENIDTEQINFSAARQQFLLLEQTNPGSFFSPGQQAMSPKPESMTKVSTQEWHSPEMATKAARGYGNAGASSQSRTDKTVYQVYNVSYKTPVKEEVHAPRRAETERSYPTGKMSSLTKESSREDLDSGLGEMYNEANTGYASDGSTSNETFNGPVDLRASSNGLDKETKISNETPIEREIRMAMEREESLWKERGIQRLTSSSELVEIQTKPLLSMHASPGPGRKGKDKGRASLYVQREIEQETKREEDLKKQGRLLGMYDRGTQQELDERRRVFEQEEAPPQKPTPMKKADEWRTSINEFAAEQPTSHGPCPAEATRGGRRLPSYAASITHFQASQPRFAASEKSQDQPLVSQHVSASASKWGSEDSWGGRLPGSTLSPAGTAVLPREYFSFSFWKPKVSFVDDMGTQNPLRRDDGREEQYKLRTWKPQTSALIEKEIRSDLQREEELQEQRRQRQLIDSYSLVSGDGIPQEGSRSRHSSGCGKHQSDSSQECHGPALGGRAVRQGRR; the protein is encoded by the exons atggaCAGAGTCACCAGGCATCTGGTCTTCCAGCTCCCGCAGACCTCGCACAAGCATGACCATAACGATGCTCACCAAGCTGGCTTGTTTGCGGAGCAGAGGGCCAATAGCGATGACGACGTGTTTGATTCCATTCAACACAGCAGCCAGAGGGTGGAAAACAGCTATGGCTGGAAAACGAGGTCAAAGTCATCCTTGTATTTCCTGGAAGGTGGAAAGGATGTCTGGACCCCATCCCCAGACAGGGAGTCCAAGCTGGAGGTGGTGATGTCGGGAAGCCTGTACGACGTCAGGGCTTACAAAGGCGAGAGGAAACCCTCGAAGCTTTACGATGAGGATGAGCAGGAACAGTACAGGGTCCCTCCACCGAGCGTCTCACCCGAGAAAGCCAGGGAGCTTGAGGATGAGAGGAGGGAGGTCATCCGGGGCCAGGTGGTGAGGAAGAGCTCCACCGTGGCCGAGAGGTGGAGTTCCATGGATGAGCTGAGCTCCATAAACACTGGCATGGGCAGCCAGGGTGAAGGCAGGCACAGGGGCAACTTCACCACCAGCTTTGCCATTTGCTTTGACAAGCCTTCCTCGAGCAGGGCAGCGACGCCTGTTGACCCTGAAAATATCGACACGGAGCAGATCAACTTCTCCGCTGCTCGGCAGCAGTTCCTGTTGCTGGAGCAGACCAACCCAGGCTCTTTTTTCAGCCCAGGGCAACAGGCCATGTCTCCAAAGCCAGAGTCAATGACAAAAGTCTCTACGCAAGAGTGGCACAGTCCTGAGATGGCCACGAAGGCTGCGAGAGGTTACGGTAATGCCGGTGCATCCAGCCAGAGCAGGACGGACAAGACTGTTTATCAGGTTTATAATGTGTCCTACAAGACACCTGTGAAGGAGGAGGTTCATGCTCCCAGAAGGGCTGAAACTGAAAGGTCATATCCCACCGGGAAAATGTCCAGCTTGACTAAAGAATCTTCCAGAGAGGACCTGGACTCCGGCTTGGGTGAGATGTATAATGAAGCCAACACAGGCTATGCCAGTGATGGAAGCACATCCAACGAGACCTTCAATGGCCCTGTGGATCTGAGGGCCAGCAGCAATGGTCTGGACAAGGAGACAAAGATCAGCAACGAGACGCCCATCGAGCGGGAGATCCGCATGGCaatggagagggaggagagccTCTGGAAGGAGAGGGGGATACAGCGGCTGACATCCAGCAGCGAGCTGGTGGAGATCCAGACCAAGCCTCTCCTCTCCATGCATGCCTCTCCCGGCCCAGGCAGGAAAGGGAAGGACAAAGGCCGTGCTTCCCTTTACGTCCAGAGGGAAATCGAGCAGGAAACCAAGCGCGAGGAAGATCTGAAGAAGCAAGGGAGGCTGCTGGGGATGTATGACAGGGGGACGCAGCAGGAGCTGGATGAGCGCAGGAGGGTGTTCGAGCAGGAGGAAGCCCCCCCGCAGAAGCCCACCCCCATGAAGAAGGCAGATGAGTGGAGGACCTCGATTAATGAGTTTGCAGCAGAGCAGCCCACAAGCCATGGCCCCTGCCCCGCAGAAGCCACCAGGGGTGGGAGAAGACTTCCCAGCTACGCAGCGAGCATCACGCACTTCCAGGCGTCCCAGCCGCGCTTTGCTGCCAGCGAGAAGAGCCAGGACCAGCCCTTGGTGTCCCAGCACGTTTCCGCCAGCGCCAGCAAATGGGGGAGCGAGGATTCCTGGGGAGGAAGGCTTCCCGGCTCCACCCTGAGCCCTGCCGGCACAGCTGTCCTGCCCAGAGAGtacttctccttctccttctggAAGCCCAAGGTCTCCTTTGTGGACGACATGGGGACGCAGAACCCACTAAGGAGGGATGATGGCCGGGAGGAGCAGTACAAGCTGCGGACCTGGAAGCCCCAGACGTCAGCGCTGATCGAGAAGGAGATTCGGAGTGActtgcagagggaagaggagctgcaggagcagcggcggcagcggcagctgATAGACAGCTACTCCCTGGTCAGCGGCGACGGCATTCCCCAGGAGGGCTCCCGCTCACGGCACAGCTCCG GTTGTGGAAAGCACCAGAGTGATTCGTCACAAGAGTGCCATGGCCCAGCGCTGGGAGGCAGGGCAGTACGTCAGGGACGACGATGA
- the MISP gene encoding mitotic interactor and substrate of PLK1 isoform X1 → MDRVTRHLVFQLPQTSHKHDHNDAHQAGLFAEQRANSDDDVFDSIQHSSQRVENSYGWKTRSKSSLYFLEGGKDVWTPSPDRESKLEVVMSGSLYDVRAYKGERKPSKLYDEDEQEQYRVPPPSVSPEKARELEDERREVIRGQVVRKSSTVAERWSSMDELSSINTGMGSQGEGRHRGNFTTSFAICFDKPSSSRAATPVDPENIDTEQINFSAARQQFLLLEQTNPGSFFSPGQQAMSPKPESMTKVSTQEWHSPEMATKAARGYGNAGASSQSRTDKTVYQVYNVSYKTPVKEEVHAPRRAETERSYPTGKMSSLTKESSREDLDSGLGEMYNEANTGYASDGSTSNETFNGPVDLRASSNGLDKETKISNETPIEREIRMAMEREESLWKERGIQRLTSSSELVEIQTKPLLSMHASPGPGRKGKDKGRASLYVQREIEQETKREEDLKKQGRLLGMYDRGTQQELDERRRVFEQEEAPPQKPTPMKKADEWRTSINEFAAEQPTSHGPCPAEATRGGRRLPSYAASITHFQASQPRFAASEKSQDQPLVSQHVSASASKWGSEDSWGGRLPGSTLSPAGTAVLPREYFSFSFWKPKVSFVDDMGTQNPLRRDDGREEQYKLRTWKPQTSALIEKEIRSDLQREEELQEQRRQRQLIDSYSLVSGDGIPQEGSRSRHSSAASGVSGTYSVSGSPTSTPASHQAGVLGLVSSFTPLRVAGPSQGSTETLTPDSARSSPFEERRRRVKEDGKYAGIEPVDKINTEVVESTRVIRHKSAMAQRWEAGQYVRDDDD, encoded by the exons atggaCAGAGTCACCAGGCATCTGGTCTTCCAGCTCCCGCAGACCTCGCACAAGCATGACCATAACGATGCTCACCAAGCTGGCTTGTTTGCGGAGCAGAGGGCCAATAGCGATGACGACGTGTTTGATTCCATTCAACACAGCAGCCAGAGGGTGGAAAACAGCTATGGCTGGAAAACGAGGTCAAAGTCATCCTTGTATTTCCTGGAAGGTGGAAAGGATGTCTGGACCCCATCCCCAGACAGGGAGTCCAAGCTGGAGGTGGTGATGTCGGGAAGCCTGTACGACGTCAGGGCTTACAAAGGCGAGAGGAAACCCTCGAAGCTTTACGATGAGGATGAGCAGGAACAGTACAGGGTCCCTCCACCGAGCGTCTCACCCGAGAAAGCCAGGGAGCTTGAGGATGAGAGGAGGGAGGTCATCCGGGGCCAGGTGGTGAGGAAGAGCTCCACCGTGGCCGAGAGGTGGAGTTCCATGGATGAGCTGAGCTCCATAAACACTGGCATGGGCAGCCAGGGTGAAGGCAGGCACAGGGGCAACTTCACCACCAGCTTTGCCATTTGCTTTGACAAGCCTTCCTCGAGCAGGGCAGCGACGCCTGTTGACCCTGAAAATATCGACACGGAGCAGATCAACTTCTCCGCTGCTCGGCAGCAGTTCCTGTTGCTGGAGCAGACCAACCCAGGCTCTTTTTTCAGCCCAGGGCAACAGGCCATGTCTCCAAAGCCAGAGTCAATGACAAAAGTCTCTACGCAAGAGTGGCACAGTCCTGAGATGGCCACGAAGGCTGCGAGAGGTTACGGTAATGCCGGTGCATCCAGCCAGAGCAGGACGGACAAGACTGTTTATCAGGTTTATAATGTGTCCTACAAGACACCTGTGAAGGAGGAGGTTCATGCTCCCAGAAGGGCTGAAACTGAAAGGTCATATCCCACCGGGAAAATGTCCAGCTTGACTAAAGAATCTTCCAGAGAGGACCTGGACTCCGGCTTGGGTGAGATGTATAATGAAGCCAACACAGGCTATGCCAGTGATGGAAGCACATCCAACGAGACCTTCAATGGCCCTGTGGATCTGAGGGCCAGCAGCAATGGTCTGGACAAGGAGACAAAGATCAGCAACGAGACGCCCATCGAGCGGGAGATCCGCATGGCaatggagagggaggagagccTCTGGAAGGAGAGGGGGATACAGCGGCTGACATCCAGCAGCGAGCTGGTGGAGATCCAGACCAAGCCTCTCCTCTCCATGCATGCCTCTCCCGGCCCAGGCAGGAAAGGGAAGGACAAAGGCCGTGCTTCCCTTTACGTCCAGAGGGAAATCGAGCAGGAAACCAAGCGCGAGGAAGATCTGAAGAAGCAAGGGAGGCTGCTGGGGATGTATGACAGGGGGACGCAGCAGGAGCTGGATGAGCGCAGGAGGGTGTTCGAGCAGGAGGAAGCCCCCCCGCAGAAGCCCACCCCCATGAAGAAGGCAGATGAGTGGAGGACCTCGATTAATGAGTTTGCAGCAGAGCAGCCCACAAGCCATGGCCCCTGCCCCGCAGAAGCCACCAGGGGTGGGAGAAGACTTCCCAGCTACGCAGCGAGCATCACGCACTTCCAGGCGTCCCAGCCGCGCTTTGCTGCCAGCGAGAAGAGCCAGGACCAGCCCTTGGTGTCCCAGCACGTTTCCGCCAGCGCCAGCAAATGGGGGAGCGAGGATTCCTGGGGAGGAAGGCTTCCCGGCTCCACCCTGAGCCCTGCCGGCACAGCTGTCCTGCCCAGAGAGtacttctccttctccttctggAAGCCCAAGGTCTCCTTTGTGGACGACATGGGGACGCAGAACCCACTAAGGAGGGATGATGGCCGGGAGGAGCAGTACAAGCTGCGGACCTGGAAGCCCCAGACGTCAGCGCTGATCGAGAAGGAGATTCGGAGTGActtgcagagggaagaggagctgcaggagcagcggcggcagcggcagctgATAGACAGCTACTCCCTGGTCAGCGGCGACGGCATTCCCCAGGAGGGCTCCCGCTCACGGCACAGCTCCG CTGCCTCAGGTGTCAGCGGCACCTACTCAGTGTCCGGGTCTCCCACCTCCACTCCTGCCTCGCACCAGGCGGGGGTCCTGGGGCTGGTGTCGTCCTTCACCCCACTGAGAGTGGCCGGTCCTTCCCAGGGCAGCACGGAGACCCTCACCCCTGACTCGGCTCGTTCCAGCCCCTTCgaggagcggaggaggagggtgaAGGAGGATGGAAAG tATGCAGGCATTGAACCCGTTGACAAGATCAACACAGAG GTTGTGGAAAGCACCAGAGTGATTCGTCACAAGAGTGCCATGGCCCAGCGCTGGGAGGCAGGGCAGTACGTCAGGGACGACGATGACTGA